A genomic region of Miscanthus floridulus cultivar M001 chromosome 3, ASM1932011v1, whole genome shotgun sequence contains the following coding sequences:
- the LOC136543374 gene encoding uncharacterized protein, whose protein sequence is MGCLCRKHFPGLVDLKEGRWEPAWSWDRYKLGSDDEQDNKQERVLADFWRYFKAEEGRETLADQTAHRACKKYVGDMIHEARLQAHVDYYRSIKKEPLNKTGARNVALTKEQYLQVPASWCMSHRSAWSRIVDRYLDPAYIAKHEQGKRKRALRTAPTHHQGSRNLPAFKRALEVAHPDMPVSEFGAWAVSHMGPMKSGQRLHGGG, encoded by the exons atgggatgtctatgcaggaaacacttccccggccttgtggacttgaaagaggggaggtgggagccggcctggtcgtgggacaggtacaagcttggctcggatgacgagcaggacaacaagcaggagcgggttttggcggacttttgg aggtacttcaaggccgaagaaggtagagagaccctggcggatcagacggcacacagagcctgtaagaagtacgtcggcgacatgattcacgaggcgcgactccaggcccacgtcgactactacaggtccatcaagaaagagcccctcaacaaaaccggcgcaagaaatgtggcgctgaccaaggagcagtaccttcag gtgccggcctcgtggtgcatgtcgcatagatcggcatggtcgaggattgtggacaggtaccttgacccagcgtacatcgcaaagcacgagcaaggcaagcggaagcgggcactgaggaccgctccaactcaccaccaaggcagccgcaacctccccgcattcaagcgggcactt gaggtggcacacccggacatgccggtgtcggagtttggggcatgggctgtgtcccacatgggcccGATGAAATCCG GTCAGAGACTACACGGAGGCGGTTAG